Proteins from one Juglans microcarpa x Juglans regia isolate MS1-56 chromosome 6S, Jm3101_v1.0, whole genome shotgun sequence genomic window:
- the LOC121237696 gene encoding transcription factor bHLH137-like, producing MSSFVEENINPNGFSQFYPHESIHEIPSDFGVHESSFLEHSSKGAYFGDNEASLTKKQISTESSTVVDKLDTSDQVTQKVTPMVKKRNNRNGASLNCAQLKELAEGKTKKQKKCNGTLKEEEKKPYKAEKEQKKVAKEPPTGYIHVRARRGQATDSHSLAERVRREKISERMKILQGLVPGCDKVTGKAPMLDEIINYVQSLQNQVEFLSMMLASVNPMSYDFGLMDLERLTRMASPLSPAAATHCSTDPMSTEPTGFAHTTTTTAITTANNYYPIVNTVSPNANAFSSQDIACVFCEVEDQRQNFLIPSEFGNNLCFFHSSKIQRQLPYKHHGTSFNGGGLKVVASDRQ from the exons ATGTCTAGCTTTGTGGAGGAAAATATCAACCCCAACGGTTTCTCTCAATTTTACCCACATGAATCTATCCATGAGATTCCATCTGATTTTGGAGTTCATGAAAGTAGCTTTCTTGAGCACAGCTCAAAGGGCGCTTATTTTGGTGATAATGAGGCTTCTCTGACCAAAAAGCAAATCAGTACAGAATCATCAACAGTGGTGGATAAGCTTGATACTAGTGATCAGGTTACTCAGAAGGTGACTCCCATGGTGAAGAAAAGGAATAACAGAAATGGGGCTTCCTTGAACTGTGCTCAACTAAAG GAGTTAGCAGAAGGGAAGaccaagaaacaaaagaaatgtaATGGCACcctgaaagaagaagagaagaagccTTATAAAGCTGAAAAAGAACAGAAGAAAGTTGCTAAAGAGCCTCCAACAGGTTACATCCATGTAAGAGCAAGGAGGGGTCAGGCAACAGATAGCCACAGCCTTGCAGAAAGG gtaagaagagagaaaataagtgAGAGAATGAAGATATTACAAGGACTTGTTCCGGGCTGCGACAAG GTAACTGGGAAGGCCCCGATGTTGGATGAGATAATCAATTATGTTCAGTCCCTACAAAATCAAGTGGAG TTCCTTTCGATGATGTTAGCTTCAGTGAATCCCATGTCGTATGACTTTGGATTAATGGACCTAGag AGATTGACAAGAATGGCATCCCCACTGTCACCTGCTGCTGCAACACATTGCAGTACTGATCCCATGAGTACCGAGCCCACAGGTTTTGCTCATACAACCACCACCACTGCCATTACAACAGCTAATAATTACTATCCTATTGTGAACACTGTTTCACCCAATGCCAATGCATTCAGCTCCCAG GATATTGCTTGCGTATTTTGTGAAGTAGAAGACCAGCGACAAAACTTTCTTATTCCATCTGAGTTCGGCAACAACTTGTGTTTCTTCCACTCGAGTAAAATACAACGTCAACTGCCCTACAAACATCATGG CACCAGTTTCAACGGAGGGGGCCTAAAAGTTGTTGCTTCAGATCGACAATAG